The Populus trichocarpa isolate Nisqually-1 chromosome 2, P.trichocarpa_v4.1, whole genome shotgun sequence genome has a window encoding:
- the LOC7471744 gene encoding SWI/SNF complex subunit SWI3B: MHTKLRRFNGSRTAYHSLSSKGRSLLVKNIKERNYDSLNNSHLQQHPSALSLSLIGAPITAVMASVSPAPPSLHPKIPLSSTVKPEIQPPTTAAPSPRPPQPPPPSSEPDVVHIPSYSRWFSWDNIHECEVRFLPEFFDSRSPSKNPSVYKYYRNSIISQFRKNPSAKLTFTEIRKTLVGDVGSIRRVFDFLDAWGLINYSPLNKQLKWEDGKDSSSKTAASPAGGGGGDGGTAGDANASNTKDNCKRLCSGCKSLCSIACFFCDKYDITLCARCYVRGNYRVGVSSSDFRRVEISEEARTDWTEKETLQLLEAVMHYRDDWKKVAQHVGGRSEKDCITHFIKLPFGEVFTDYTDVGDVDSKYNQIKDCDDDESGRNGNGSPSTSKKIRLSPLVDASNPIMAQAAFLSALAGTEVAEAAARAAVTTLTEVEYGGSKGSLEFVSRVTKHLDSGVASNGDTNLSASVKACLDANSLLEKEESDVERAISRITEVQMKEIQDKILRFEELDLQMEKEWQQLDQMKNLLFADQLSVLSKRSVTTKIDERGSTLKAEERGDENAKTD; encoded by the exons ATGCACACCAAACTACGTCGCTTTAACGGGAGCAGAACAGCATACCACTCTCTATCCTCAAAAGGAAGGAGCCTGCTcgttaaaaacataaaagagagaaattacGACTCGTTAAACAATTCCCACCTTCAGCAACATCCgagcgctctctctctctctctcattggAGCGCCTATAACAGCAGTCATGGCCTCAGTATCACCCGCACCACCATCTCTCCACCCCAAAATCCCTCTATCCTCtaccgtcaaacctgagattcaaCCTCCCACAACCGCCGCACCTTCTCCCCGACCACCACAACCACCTCCTCCCTCCTCCGAACCCGACGTCGTCCACATCCCTAGCTACTCCC gctGGTTTTCATGGGACAACATACACGAATGCGAGGTCCGATTCCTCCCAGAATTCTTCGATTCGCGATCGCCTTCGAAAAACCCTAGTGTTTACAAGTACTACAGGAACTCAATCATCTCCCAATTCAGGAAAAACCCTTCCGCCAAACTCACTTTTACTGAAATCAGGAAGACTCTCGTAGGCGATGTGGGGTCCATTCGTAGGGTTTTTGATTTCTTGGATGCTTGGGGTTTGATCAATTACTCCCCTTTGAATAAGCAATTGAAGTGGGAAGATGGCAAGGATTCTTCTTCCAAGACTGCTGCTTCGCCCgccggtggtggtggtggtgatggaggGACTGCCGGTGATGCTAATGCTAGTAATACTAAGGACAATTGTAAGAGATTGTGCAGTGGTTGTAAGTCTCTCTGTAGCATTGCTTGCTTCTTTTGCGATAAG TATGATATAACTCTTTGTGCCCGGTGCTATGTGCGTGGAAACTATCGGGTTGGTGTCAGTTCATCGGATTTCAGGCGGGTGGAGATAAGTGAAGAGGCAAGGACAGATTGGACAGAGAAAGAGACTTTGCAACTTCTTGAAGCTGTTATGCATTATAGGGATGACTGGAAGAAGGTTGCGCAACATGTTGGTGGTAGAAGTGAGAAGGACTGCATTACTCATTTTATCAAGCTTCCTTTTGGAGAGGTTTTTACTGATTATACAGACGTAGGGGATGTTGACAGCAAGTATAACCAAATAAAGGactgtgatgatgatgaatctGGACGAAATGGTAATGGTTCTCCATccacaagtaaaaaaatacgTCTCTCACCTCTTGTGGATGCAAGCAACCCAATAATGGCTCAG GCTGCTTTTTTATCAGCTTTGGCGGGCACAGAGGTTGCAGAAGCTGCGGCTCGAGCAGCTGTAACTACTCTGACTGAGGTGGAATATGGAGGAAGTAAAGGCAGTCTTGAATTTGTTTCCAGGGTTACAAAACACCTAG ATTCTGGTGTTGCATCAAATGGTGACACCAATCTAAGCGCTTCAGTAAAAGCTTGTTTGGATGCGAATTCACTTCTGGAGAAGGAAGAGTCGGATGTGGAGAGAGCAATTTCCAGGATTACAGAAGTTCAG ATGAAAGAGATTCAAGATAAGATTCTTCGGTTTGAGGAGTTGGATTTGCAGATGGAGAAAGAGTGGCAGCAGCTGGACCAAATGAAGAACCTTCTCTTTGCTGACCAGCTCAGCGTTTTATCTAAAAGAAGTGTAACAACAAAAATCGACGAACGTGGTTCAACACTGAAAGCAGAGGAACGAGGGGATGAAAATGCAAAAACTGATTGA